The nucleotide window catcttcatcttcatcttcatcttcatcttcatcttcatctctcCTTCCAATTTGAACAATGACTGATAACAATCATGTCGCCATTCAACTCGATCGAGTTCCAAGCACTGACAAAGGAGCCCGTCGCGTCGCCTTCTCCGATTCCCTCCCCAAACACCGCTCCACATCCCTCCGCGCCACCAAATTCGTCTTCTCCCATCTGCTCGCCTTCTGCGCTTGGATTTGCCTGGCCGTGTTCGGAATCGCCATCACTCTTCTCATCCTCGGCGTAATCTTCGTGTCATTCCTCCAATCCGGTTTGCCTGAAATCACCGTCAAAATGCTCGATCTCTCCAAAATCCAGATTCAAAACTCCACAAATCAAAATGTCGCCGTCCTAAACACAAAGGTACGTATGGCGATCGATataaagaacaagaacgagAAATTGGAGTTGAGTTATAGCGATCTTAATATGAAATTAGTATCAGAAAACATCGAATTAGGCAGGAATGTGATACCTAGTTTCTC belongs to Cucurbita pepo subsp. pepo cultivar mu-cu-16 unplaced genomic scaffold, ASM280686v2 Cp4.1_scaffold004307, whole genome shotgun sequence and includes:
- the LOC111787033 gene encoding uncharacterized protein LOC111787033 — protein: MTDNNHVAIQLDRVPSTDKGARRVAFSDSLPKHRSTSLRATKFVFSHLLAFCAWICLAVFGIAITLLILGVIFVSFLQSGLPEITVKMLDLSKIQIQNSTNQNVAVLNTKVRMAIDIKNKNEKLELSYSDLNMKLVSENIELGRNVIPSFSQEPGNTTSLNVTLNVDRDSIDRDSISLLEDDRKKAQVVVKITMVGSVGFHLGIFKLNKVPIHVTCNFQQYLLLYRVKEPPCSITMFPTR